One window of the Oceanicoccus sp. KOV_DT_Chl genome contains the following:
- a CDS encoding alpha/beta fold hydrolase, with the protein MEAFFFGPSDSYLYGVYTPPTGALDRNEAVVLVFPFGQEYMRSHKSFSFLADRLAEQGYHLLRFDCRGQGDSFGDMSGVTARDWQADICLAIQEVLDISRVSKVTLLGLRLGALLLATLTEMPAQVSRLVLWDPVVAGEDYLQEILGDGSQRDDGSVIVHGFQAPEMFIQSLAPLSLLVSEPANKIQIIQFASHENQRFEQLKMHFSNRENYQFEFVSAPHDWNYLDTNGGILWPIAMLSAIVEKLKE; encoded by the coding sequence ATGGAAGCATTTTTTTTTGGTCCTTCGGACAGCTATCTTTATGGTGTTTATACACCCCCTACGGGAGCTCTGGATCGCAACGAGGCTGTGGTACTTGTTTTTCCTTTTGGGCAGGAGTACATGCGCTCGCATAAATCTTTTAGTTTTCTGGCTGATCGGCTAGCTGAGCAAGGCTACCACCTGCTGCGTTTTGATTGCCGTGGACAGGGTGATTCTTTTGGTGATATGTCGGGTGTTACAGCCCGTGACTGGCAGGCCGATATTTGTCTGGCCATTCAGGAAGTGCTGGATATTTCCAGGGTTTCCAAAGTGACCTTGCTGGGGTTAAGGCTGGGAGCCTTATTGCTGGCCACGCTGACTGAAATGCCTGCTCAGGTCTCCCGGTTGGTGCTATGGGATCCGGTAGTTGCCGGTGAAGACTATCTTCAGGAAATTCTTGGTGACGGATCCCAGCGAGACGATGGCTCAGTTATTGTCCATGGTTTTCAGGCACCTGAGATGTTTATTCAGTCGCTTGCTCCGCTGTCTTTACTGGTTAGTGAACCAGCCAATAAAATACAAATAATTCAGTTCGCCTCACATGAAAATCAACGTTTTGAGCAGCTTAAAATGCATTTTTCCAACCGGGAAAATTATCAGTTTGAATTTGTATCCGCACCCCATGATTGGAATTATCTCGACACTAATGGCGGTATTCTTTGGCCTATTGCGATGCTGTCGGCCATTGTTGAAAAATTAAAAGAGTAG
- a CDS encoding acyltransferase translates to MRTTPITLPHLAALTSLRGIAALCVVLHHFCVFLFPEIYRLLPSHFLTKSYLWVDLFFILSGFVMTHVYQQRFSSGYHKVEFKRFLLARFARIYPLHFFMLLVFIVFQLLYLYVLANSPDPELVRAGSAGDKRTWLTLLSNFLLLQTFHSNTYWNEPAWSISAEWWVYLLIPWLIALLGKACIKRLLIVFPLALVALGLMEWRYGDLGLFYAGWPMLVRCLVEATMGIALYRFYQRGWFGNFPDWAPTAAFVAILLSLALPVPHIISVMLFLLLVPVSAVIRDGDQHWLANKLLVHLGVISYSIYMMHWLVKQAITEPVFWVTGQPVTALLSLPQQGIVVVLALIAVLLISHASYHLVERPWRRRLVTGKFDHSVG, encoded by the coding sequence ATGCGAACAACACCAATAACATTGCCGCATCTGGCAGCACTGACTTCCTTGCGAGGTATTGCTGCGCTGTGCGTGGTATTGCATCACTTTTGTGTATTTTTATTTCCTGAAATCTATCGATTGTTGCCTTCCCATTTTTTGACAAAATCCTATCTCTGGGTCGATCTTTTTTTTATTCTCAGTGGCTTTGTGATGACTCATGTCTATCAGCAGCGTTTTTCCTCGGGGTATCACAAAGTTGAGTTTAAAAGATTTTTGCTAGCACGGTTTGCCAGAATTTATCCGCTGCATTTTTTTATGTTGTTGGTGTTTATTGTATTCCAGTTACTGTATCTATATGTGCTGGCCAACAGCCCGGATCCAGAACTAGTAAGGGCTGGAAGTGCGGGTGATAAACGCACCTGGCTGACGCTTTTGTCTAATTTTTTGTTGTTGCAAACCTTTCATAGCAATACATATTGGAATGAGCCAGCCTGGTCAATCAGTGCCGAGTGGTGGGTGTATTTGTTGATTCCCTGGTTGATCGCACTGTTGGGAAAAGCTTGTATCAAACGCTTGCTAATAGTGTTTCCGCTAGCGCTGGTTGCTCTTGGTCTGATGGAGTGGCGGTATGGTGATTTGGGTTTGTTCTATGCAGGGTGGCCCATGTTGGTGCGGTGTCTGGTGGAGGCGACTATGGGTATTGCGCTGTATCGTTTTTATCAAAGAGGCTGGTTTGGTAATTTTCCTGATTGGGCGCCAACGGCTGCCTTTGTAGCGATATTGCTGTCGCTGGCACTCCCCGTTCCGCACATCATCAGCGTGATGTTATTCCTGCTACTCGTGCCCGTGTCGGCAGTTATCCGGGATGGCGATCAACATTGGTTGGCGAATAAGCTATTAGTACATCTTGGCGTGATTTCCTACTCGATCTACATGATGCACTGGTTGGTCAAACAAGCGATTACCGAGCCGGTATTTTGGGTGACGGGTCAGCCAGTGACGGCGCTGTTGTCTTTACCACAGCAAGGTATTGTGGTGGTGCTTGCGCTGATCGCAGTCTTGTTGATTTCACATGCTAGCTATCATCTGGTGGAGCGCCCATGGCGTCGGCGGCTGGTTACTGGTAAGTTTGATCATAGTGTCGGCTGA
- a CDS encoding aminotransferase class III-fold pyridoxal phosphate-dependent enzyme, translating into MVDTTVGGAADIQATLAQMMPTGMAGPSNMSSDVQLLIQQQLKIMQMQLQALSGTSAAVGSQPVSSAQMSSQPVLPAADKPAMETNKAQGARQTPGTRIVKESVGVNLTKAQRQWLDEVLDQYQKKYAGSKAYTQKYRKILADPRTVSGFNPEWKEIIFPIVTERSKGSKLWDIDGNELIDTSNGFGPIFFGHSPDFVTQAVQQQLAMGIETGPQSSLAGTVAELFCELTGNERCSFASTGSEAVVGAIRLARTVTGRKKVVMFEGSYHGITDEVINRPGKNYQALPAAPGIPREATANMLVLPWGEASSLEVIKDLGSELAAVLVEPVQSRKPQFHDQQYLQSIRTITEETGTAMILDEVVTGFRVAAGGIRERFGIDADLGTYGKVVGGGHPIGIIGGKAKFMDALDGGFWQFGDESIPEVGVTFFAGTFVRHPIALAAANAILTRIKQEGSVLYETLEQKTAAMTATAKTFIEEMKCAVGFEYFASFFYVSVPTSAHWGHMLFTLMTLEGIHIQQYRPNFLTTEHSEADIEKILKAFKKSLAQLVCHGLIEGDMVAAKRFLSERPAIPEGARLGKNARGEPAYFIEDPKNKGQYIEVGKP; encoded by the coding sequence ATGGTCGATACTACGGTTGGTGGTGCAGCCGACATTCAGGCGACACTGGCACAGATGATGCCTACGGGTATGGCCGGGCCTTCGAATATGAGTAGCGATGTACAGTTGCTGATCCAGCAGCAATTAAAAATTATGCAGATGCAATTGCAGGCTTTGTCCGGCACGTCAGCTGCAGTAGGGTCGCAGCCAGTATCATCTGCGCAGATGTCATCCCAGCCTGTTTTACCTGCCGCCGATAAGCCAGCTATGGAAACGAATAAAGCGCAGGGCGCCAGACAAACTCCAGGCACACGTATTGTCAAGGAATCGGTGGGGGTAAACCTGACCAAAGCCCAGCGGCAGTGGTTGGATGAAGTGCTTGATCAATACCAGAAAAAATATGCTGGTTCCAAGGCATACACACAGAAATATCGAAAAATTCTCGCTGACCCGCGTACGGTGTCAGGTTTTAATCCCGAGTGGAAAGAGATTATTTTTCCGATTGTGACAGAGCGTTCCAAAGGTTCGAAATTGTGGGATATCGATGGTAATGAGTTGATTGATACTTCCAATGGATTTGGCCCAATATTTTTTGGGCACTCGCCGGACTTTGTCACGCAAGCGGTACAGCAACAATTAGCGATGGGTATTGAGACTGGCCCGCAGTCATCATTGGCAGGCACCGTTGCCGAACTGTTTTGTGAGCTGACTGGTAATGAGCGTTGTAGTTTTGCCAGTACTGGGTCGGAAGCTGTTGTGGGTGCGATTCGTTTGGCGCGAACCGTAACCGGGCGTAAAAAAGTAGTCATGTTCGAGGGCAGTTACCACGGTATTACAGATGAAGTTATTAACCGTCCGGGTAAAAACTATCAGGCACTACCTGCTGCTCCGGGGATTCCCCGTGAGGCCACAGCTAATATGTTAGTGCTGCCCTGGGGAGAGGCGTCAAGTTTGGAAGTGATCAAGGATCTTGGTTCTGAGTTGGCGGCCGTGTTGGTGGAACCCGTGCAAAGTCGCAAACCGCAATTTCACGATCAGCAATATTTGCAGAGCATTCGCACTATCACTGAAGAAACTGGTACGGCGATGATACTGGATGAAGTGGTGACTGGCTTTCGTGTTGCTGCCGGAGGTATCCGCGAGCGCTTCGGCATCGATGCTGATCTGGGAACATACGGCAAAGTGGTTGGGGGTGGTCATCCGATTGGCATCATCGGTGGTAAGGCTAAATTTATGGATGCACTGGATGGCGGTTTTTGGCAATTCGGTGATGAATCGATCCCGGAAGTGGGAGTGACGTTTTTTGCAGGTACCTTTGTTCGACATCCCATCGCCCTGGCGGCAGCCAACGCTATTTTAACCCGTATCAAACAGGAAGGTTCTGTACTCTACGAAACGCTGGAGCAAAAAACTGCAGCGATGACGGCCACGGCGAAAACGTTTATCGAGGAAATGAAATGCGCTGTGGGCTTTGAATACTTTGCTTCATTTTTTTATGTGTCGGTGCCGACCAGTGCACATTGGGGGCATATGTTATTTACCCTGATGACTCTGGAGGGTATTCATATCCAGCAATACCGTCCTAATTTTCTTACTACCGAACATAGCGAAGCGGATATAGAAAAAATTCTAAAAGCATTTAAAAAGTCATTGGCCCAATTAGTTTGTCATGGATTGATTGAAGGGGATATGGTGGCTGCCAAGCGCTTTTTGAGTGAGAGACCCGCTATTCCTGAAGGTGCCAGGCTAGGTAAAAATGCACGCGGTGAACCGGCTTACTTTATTGAAGATCCGAAAAATAAAGGCCAGTACATTGAGGTTGGCAAACCATGA
- a CDS encoding serine aminopeptidase domain-containing protein — protein sequence MNPFFFGDSKEPLYGVYHPPAGANKDEGVVLCYPFGQEGMRAHRAMRQLAMQLTKKGFHVLRFDCRGTGDSALDMEDIEAQTWLEDTGVAIDELRAMAGVSQISVIGLRLGALIAAATATARSDIKRLVLWDPILSGADYIRELKQEISQEKPIIGNYEEADGRLNFNGFALTACFQQGLEKLQLLEMKPNAKQIYQAVSHKEDAFAALKQSWSAYEGFHYRMTPAPHDWNYVDKVGGILLPQPIIQAIVNWME from the coding sequence ATGAATCCATTTTTCTTTGGTGACTCCAAAGAGCCTCTCTACGGAGTTTATCATCCGCCAGCAGGGGCAAATAAAGACGAAGGAGTAGTGCTTTGTTACCCGTTTGGACAAGAAGGTATGCGCGCTCATCGTGCTATGCGTCAGCTGGCGATGCAATTAACCAAAAAAGGCTTCCACGTCTTGCGCTTTGATTGTCGTGGTACCGGTGATTCGGCGCTTGATATGGAAGATATCGAGGCCCAGACATGGCTAGAAGATACTGGCGTTGCTATCGATGAATTGCGCGCCATGGCGGGTGTTAGTCAGATTAGTGTTATAGGTCTGCGTTTAGGGGCGTTGATTGCAGCGGCTACTGCAACAGCTAGAAGTGACATAAAAAGACTAGTTTTGTGGGACCCTATTCTTTCTGGTGCCGATTATATTCGGGAGTTGAAGCAGGAGATTTCCCAAGAGAAGCCGATAATAGGCAATTATGAAGAGGCTGATGGTCGTCTTAACTTTAACGGGTTTGCTTTGACTGCGTGTTTTCAACAAGGTTTGGAAAAATTGCAGCTGCTGGAGATGAAGCCAAATGCCAAACAAATCTATCAAGCCGTTTCCCATAAAGAAGACGCTTTTGCCGCGTTGAAGCAATCCTGGAGTGCTTATGAAGGTTTTCACTACCGGATGACTCCAGCCCCGCATGACTGGAATTATGTAGATAAAGTAGGAGGTATTTTACTTCCTCAGCCAATAATTCAGGCCATTGTTAATTGGATGGAATAG